DNA from Ziziphus jujuba cultivar Dongzao chromosome 2, ASM3175591v1:
ttagcaCTGGTAgttttccataaaaatattttagtttggGATTAGGATCTATTTGGCCGTTAAAGATACGAAAAGATTCTGAATTCTTAAATGAACTTCTAAGGTTTTTTCTTGCTAGTCGGACAACTTCTTAATTTCCACAAAAACTAGtcaaagtttgaaaatgtaTTTCTATAGAAAAAGACCAAAAAGCATTGGTCTAACTCTTACTCAAGTAAACCATGGAATTTGCAAGTCTTTTTGTGAATGACCACAATTTCTATCTGCTCTGAATTCGCCATTTTTGAATCAGAACCTCTCTGTTAATCCCTCTAATATATATGTGCAAAACTTTTGATTAACCTGACTCAACCCATTGcaaatattttctatttgataCTTTCTGCATTGAGTCCTTGCTGTCGAATAACTTCTTGTAGTTTAAATAACTCTCATATTGGACTTGAGAATTTATAAATGAAGCTAAGCCtgattcatttattatttcGTAGATCAATTACCAGGTTTGCACGAACTGACAGTAAAATTTCCTGTTGATGTTATTAATGTTCTTATAATTCTGTACTGTTTGATTatccttctcttctcttctatttttgtttatttgcttgtGCTTCTATTGTAGTGTTTCCTAATTagatgaatcttttttttttttttttccccttcaccTAACCAGTAATTGCTACTTATCAAACCCAAGTGTTGTAGCTTTTTTCTTATCGTTATGATGTGCATGAACTTCTTTCACCGCCTCAAGGCCAGAAGCAGAAAGTCACAAGCTTCCTTATCCTCAAAATCTCATGACATCTCTTGTGGTACCTTTTCTTCGGTGAAAGATGTCAAAATGGAAAGTAGCAATTTCGGTATTCAAATATTCAGCTGTGATGAGCTTCTAAAAGCGACTGATAATTTCGACTCAGCCCAAAAACTTGGAGATGGAAGCTCTGGCACAGTTTATTTTGGTAAGCTTCACAAACAATCCTGATCTTCAATATTAGTACTAATTTGTGAATCCTATATACGATTAACTTTTTTCGCAGGTAAACTCTATGATGGGAGAACTGTTGCAGTCAAACAAATGAAAGGAAACGATCCCAAGAGAGTTGAGAAATTTATGAATGAGATTGAAGTTTTATCACGCCTGCGCCACCAAAATCTTGTCTCACTCTACGGATGCACCTCCCACCATAGCCGTGAACTCCTTCTGGTATATGATTACATTCCCAATGGAAGTGTTGCTGATCACCTTCACGGTGAACACGCAAAACTTCAGGGAATGACTTGGTCTACTAGAATGAACATTGCCACAGAAACTGCATCTGCATTGGCATATCTCCATGCTTCTGATATCATCCACCATGACATAAAAACTAGTAGTGTTCTCCTGGACAAAAATTTCTATGTTAAACTAGCAGGTTTCGCGTTATGTCGTCTTTTTCCTTCGGATGTCACCCATGTCTCAACTGTTCCACGAGGGACTCCAGGTTACATTGATCCAGAGTATCAACAAACCAAAAAACTGACTTGTAAAAGTGATGTTTTTAGCTTTGGAGTGGTTTTGATGGAACTTGTATCGTCGAAGCCTGCTGTTGATATCACAAGGCCACGACACCAGATTAATTTATCTACAATGGCAATGAATATGATCCAAAATCATGCATTAAATCAGCTGGTAGATCCTTGTCTTGGGTTTGACTCAGACTTGAAGGTGAGGAGAATGATAAGTGCAGTGGCAGAGTTAGCATTTCAGTGTTTGCAGTGTGAGAAGGAAATGAGACCGTCTATGCTTTACGTTTTGGAAGAACTAAAGAGTATACAAAGAAGGGATTTCGAAGCAGATGGAAATTCTTAatgatatatatgatattgtttCCTGTAATTGACAATTGAACCAAGCTCAGCTGCCAAGTATTATATCAAGAATTGTGTAATTTGTTGATATTACACCATTCTTTATATAACACTTAGTAGTTTTCTGATAAGCTCAGTTACTaagtattatataaattatggtgtaatttgttattaattaaaaataaaacaatggtGTAATTTGTTTTCACTGTAGTTTTCTGATTGTTTGCATCTTAAAATTGCTGACTTCTTTTTTCTCATAATGaaaaaaacaatgatttttttttttggggtcaattaGACATTGTTTGAATTGCATTTTCATTTACTGTGGTAGACCAGCTAGCCCAATTTGACGGTCAGAAAGTCCGGCTAAAGGTGTTAATGGACCACTCTTCAGCAAGACAACCTCGTCAGCAAAAAGTTGTCCTCTGCTTTTTTCTGTCTCTTGTAAAACTTAGTTTGTGTAGTACTTTTTGCTTCCTCCACCGCATAAAGCTATCTCATTGAAATAATGCTATTCCTAACAAAGCCACACCAGTTTAATTTTACCAAGTATGTTGTTTCAATGAAACAATAATCATTTGATATTTGAACTGAAATTTACTGAACAAATAAGGTCTTCCTTTATATCCTATTCTTTACTAAAAATCCAAAGAAAAATCATTGCATAGAACAAATAAGCCGTAAGTAAAGTTTTATGATGTGTGTTTGGAAACATTTCTCAAACTTTGTCTACAATAATCCCATTAATGGGGTTTTTCTGCAATGCAAGGTTAGAATTttcgttttttgttttccttttatttttattcataaaaaaaaaaaatgaagttcaaAATATGTAATATACTAATTATACACAAATTTTCTCTAAAATCTTGAATGTTTGATTAGTAAAAGTAGGATTTTGCCTAatatgagcttttttttttgtctctctgATGTATGGGATTATTCATCCACTGAGAGCATTAAAAACAACCCAATAATACTATAACCATTCAAGCAACTATACATCCAAAGTTTTTGTCATTAAAACCGAATCATATTTTGGTTTATCTTACAGATGGCACAATAGCTGTGGTTGTATTGTTGCTGACCTGTGTTATCATTTGCTGTTTTAGAATCAGAAAATCAATGTTCATCAGGTCAGTAAAATTTTTGACAAAGAGAAAATCTGATAGAGATCTTGAAGCTTTCATTAGAAGTTGTGAAACCTCTCCCTGTAAAAAGGCATAGATTTTCCCAGATCAAGAAAATGACCAAAAACTATTCAAAGTAGGTCATGCAGGTTAGAGTGTTGTGTATAAAGGAAAGCTACCCGATGGGTGAGATGTGGCCGTCAAGCTCCTAAAATTGCCCATGGAGAATAATGGAGAAGTGCTTATTACTGAGGTAGCAAGCATTAGTAAAACTTCTCATATAAATATAGTTGAACTCATGGGCTTTTGCTTAGAAGGATACCAAAGAGCTCTCACTATTTAGTACTTGCCTAAGGATCACTTGAAAAGTTCATATTCAATAAGGATCCTTTGAAAACCACTTGAGACTTGGCATGGGAAAAACTGCTCCAAATTGCTCTAAGGATTGCTTAAGGGCTAGCCCCAATATTTGCACCGAGGGTGCAATACAAGAATTTTGTACTTTGATATCAAACCCCATAACATCCTCTTGGATGAAAATTTTAACCGAAAAATTTCAGATTTTGGGCTTGCTAAACTTACACAAGGAAAGAGAGTACCACATACATCAAGAATGATAGAGGGACAACACCGTATATATACAGGTTCAGAATTGAGGAATGCCAATGGAACAGTTGAAAATTCTTCTATGAATTGGAGCATTAAGGTTTCTTCCAAGTCTGATGTTTATAGCTATGGAATGATGAATATGGAAATGGTCGGAGGAAGAAGAAACCTTGAAACTGAAGTGACTACACGCAAAAACACGTTTTCCATAATGGGTGTATATAGAGAAACGTCAAACTTGGTAGAAATCTACGATTGCATGGTGTGGTGACTACCAAGGAAGGTGAAATTGCAAAAAAGATAGTTTTGGTAGGATTTTGTTGCATTCAGAAAGAGCCAACATATAGACCATACATGAATAAAGTGATTGAAATGTTGGGAGGAAGATTAGAGGCCTTGCACATCCCACCAAACCATTTATTGTCTTCTCTATTACCACAGGCAGAATCTTCAAGCGCATAAGTTTTCTAATACAATCTGCCTAGTGAACATAATCTATGTTATTGAAAGACCAACGAGAtcaactttttctttctttctgggCAGAGTTCTTACTTAAAACTCATATGAAAAGCATATAATTCTAATTTAGAATGGCCCTGCAATATTTTAAAGTGctgcaaagattttttttttttttccttcttttttttttgttttgttttttttttcccccttttccttcttttcaaatttgtttaaatCTCAGTTTGCACCTCCAAGTCCTCGTACAACCCTGTTAATATTTCAGGTAGATGAGTCCATACAAGGGTGAAAATTCGTTTTTACCAAGTGTTTTGCTAATAAACAATCAATAAATGTTAAGaaaacaatcatatatatatatatagttacacTTAATTTActagttaagaaaaaaaaaattcaatataggaAAAACTTCTACTCAACTTGTACATGAACTCTACTATATATTCATGTCAGCTCTTACACAACTATGTACATCTGATTCCAGATAACAAATTTTTAGGAGATGATCCACTTTTTGTCATATGGTAGTTAATACTTGCATAGCACTCTCTCTGATTATGttcttgaaaattataaaaaacgaGAAGGAAAACTTAACCGCTTTCGTTTGGTGTTGTTGCCCAGCTAAGCCAATTTGAATTCACAGAATCTGGTGAAAGTGTCAGTGGACCACTCTTAAGTAACACAGCCTCATCAGCTGAAGTGATCTTATCCTCTGCCTCTTCTTCCTTGTAATCTTTACTTTGTATTCTCTTTAATTCTTCCATTACATCTGGCATCGATGGTCTAATATCCTTCTCACCTTGTAAACACTGAAATGCTAACTCTGCCACAGCAGTTATCATCTTCCTTATCCTTAAGTCTGACTCAAACCCAAGATAAGGGTCTACCAGCTCATGCAGTGCatggttttgaattttgttgATTGCCATGGTAGATAGATTAATCTCGTGTCGATGCCTAGTGATATCAACAGCGGGCAGTGATGATACTAGTTCCATCAGAACCACCCCAAAGCTAAAGACATCACTCTTAC
Protein-coding regions in this window:
- the LOC107418589 gene encoding LEAF RUST 10 DISEASE-RESISTANCE LOCUS RECEPTOR-LIKE PROTEIN KINASE-like 1.1, whose product is MMCMNFFHRLKARSRKSQASLSSKSHDISCGTFSSVKDVKMESSNFGIQIFSCDELLKATDNFDSAQKLGDGSSGTVYFGKLYDGRTVAVKQMKGNDPKRVEKFMNEIEVLSRLRHQNLVSLYGCTSHHSRELLLVYDYIPNGSVADHLHGEHAKLQGMTWSTRMNIATETASALAYLHASDIIHHDIKTSSVLLDKNFYVKLAGFALCRLFPSDVTHVSTVPRGTPGYIDPEYQQTKKLTCKSDVFSFGVVLMELVSSKPAVDITRPRHQINLSTMAMNMIQNHALNQLVDPCLGFDSDLKVRRMISAVAELAFQCLQCEKEMRPSMLYVLEELKSIQRRDFEADGNS